A window of Salvelinus alpinus chromosome 31, SLU_Salpinus.1, whole genome shotgun sequence contains these coding sequences:
- the pfdn2 gene encoding prefoldin subunit 2 isoform X2 — translation MAANSSNTVSKPSNIIGGKQSGPSAEQVVAAFQRMRSEQRSMASKAAELEMEINEHSLVIETLKDVDPTRKCFRLVGGVLVERTVKEVLPALGSNKEQISKIVESLNTQMQTKGRELTEYREKYNIRLVGEGEEGQGKSAATSNGGGSKGGAGILVS, via the exons ATGGCAGCGAACAGTAGCAACACGGTTAGCAAACCCAGCAACATTATCGGGGGGAAACAATCAGGGCCGTCGGCCGAGCAG GTTGTGGCTGCATTCCAGAGGATGCGCTCAGAACAGCGCAGCATGGCCTCCAAGGCTGCAGAGCTGGAGATGGAGATCAACGAGCACAG CCTAGTCATCGAGACCCTAAAAGATGTggatccaaccaggaagtgcttCCGACTGGTGGGCGGGGTGCTCGTGGAGAGGACGGTTAAGGAAGTCTTACCAGCTCTGGGAAGCAATAAAGAACAG ATATCAAAGATTGTAGAGTCCCTCAACACACAGATGCAGACAAAAGGCCGGGAGCTCACGGAGTATCGGGAAAAATACAATATCCGATtggtgggagaaggagaggaaggacagggCAAATCGGCAGCTACCTCCAATGGGGGCGGGTCTAAAGGCGGTGCCGGCATTCTAGTTTCATAG
- the pfdn2 gene encoding prefoldin subunit 2 isoform X1, producing the protein MAANSSNTVSKPSNIIGGKQSGPSAEQVGLYNEAFCNFVQSNVVAAFQRMRSEQRSMASKAAELEMEINEHSLVIETLKDVDPTRKCFRLVGGVLVERTVKEVLPALGSNKEQISKIVESLNTQMQTKGRELTEYREKYNIRLVGEGEEGQGKSAATSNGGGSKGGAGILVS; encoded by the exons ATGGCAGCGAACAGTAGCAACACGGTTAGCAAACCCAGCAACATTATCGGGGGGAAACAATCAGGGCCGTCGGCCGAGCAG GTAGGCCTATATAACGAGGCTTTTTGCAACTTTGTTCAATCCAAT GTTGTGGCTGCATTCCAGAGGATGCGCTCAGAACAGCGCAGCATGGCCTCCAAGGCTGCAGAGCTGGAGATGGAGATCAACGAGCACAG CCTAGTCATCGAGACCCTAAAAGATGTggatccaaccaggaagtgcttCCGACTGGTGGGCGGGGTGCTCGTGGAGAGGACGGTTAAGGAAGTCTTACCAGCTCTGGGAAGCAATAAAGAACAG ATATCAAAGATTGTAGAGTCCCTCAACACACAGATGCAGACAAAAGGCCGGGAGCTCACGGAGTATCGGGAAAAATACAATATCCGATtggtgggagaaggagaggaaggacagggCAAATCGGCAGCTACCTCCAATGGGGGCGGGTCTAAAGGCGGTGCCGGCATTCTAGTTTCATAG
- the nit1 gene encoding deaminated glutathione amidase: MFVLRCSLRRTQVKHLLDCHSSWGSSCIGVHQRMSSSSPHPVAAVCQVTATPDKEANFTACKRLVQAAKEGGASMVFLPEGFDYIGSSREETLNLSERLTGDIISRYTLLAKKLSVWLSLGGFHERGHDWEADRRIYNSHIIINEKGDIVSVYRKSHLFDVELPGRGVSLKESAFTIPGSSLIPPVQTPIGKVGLGICYDLRFPELSLALLRQGAEILTYPSAFTVATGAAHWEVLLRARAIETQCFVLAAAQVGSHHEKRSSYGHALAVDPWGVVMGDCGGENTGMALLEIDLEKLRDTQRNMPVQQHRRDTSFYYSLGGKD, encoded by the exons ATGTTCGTGCTCAGGTGCAGTTTAAGAAGAACTCAGGTGAAACATTTACTGGACTGTCATTCGTCTTGGGGCTCGAGCTGCATTGGGGTGCATCAAAG GATGTCATCATCATCGCCTCATCCAGTGGCAGCGGTGTGCCAGGTGACCGCAACCCCTGATAAGGAGGCCAACTTCACTGCCTGCAAGCGATTGGTGCAGGCGGCAAAAGAGGGTGGAGCCAGCATGGTTTTCCTACCTGAGGGGTTTGACTACATCGGCTCTAGTCGAGAGGAGACCCTGAATCTGTCTGAGAGGCTAACGGGAGACATTATCTCACGCTATACACTGCTCGCCAA GAAGCTGAGCGTGTGGCTCTCTCTTGGAGGGTTTCATGAGAGAGGGCATGACTGGGAGGCGGACAGGCGAATCTACAACAGTCACATCATCATAAATGAAAAgg GTGATATAGTGTCCGTATACAGGAAGTCCCACTTGTTTGATGTGGAGCTGCCAGGaagaggtgtgtccttaaaagAGAGTGCCTTCACCATACCTGGATCCAGTCTCATTCCTCCAGTCCAAACTCCCATTGGCAAG GTGGGACTGGGTATCTGTTATGACCTGAGGTTCCCTGAGCTGTCATTGGCTCTGCTGCGACAGGGGGCGGAGATTCTCACCTACCCGTCAGCGTTTACTGTGGCCACAGGTGCTGCTCATTGGGAG GTGTTGCTTCGCGCCAGGGCCATTGAGACCCAGTGCTTTGTCCTTGCCGCAGCCCAAGTGGGCAGTCACCATGAGAAGCGTTCGTCGTACGGCCACGCCCTGGCTGTGGACCCCTGGGGGGTGGTGATGGGGGACTGTGGAGGAGAGAACACAGGCATGGCTCTGCTGGAGATCGACTTGGAGAAGCTCAGGGACACACAGAGAAACATGCCTGTGCAGCAACATCGCAGAGACACTAGCTTCTACTACAGTTTGGGTGGAAAGGACTGA